TTGTAGTGCTCGTATACTAATCTATCCAACCAATCATCAAGGTCCTCACCGATTCTATTCTGACTCTGCGTAATTTGCTCGTTCACTATCACGGATTTCACTAACTTCGACCAATTCTTATTCATCTCCTCTGTAATATGATAGACGGTACTTTGACTGTCTATTATCTCCTTCGCCTTGTCCAAGTCTATCCTCTTGGTCTTCCAGTAGGACAGCGGAATCACtaggaattttaattttgctatcAGTTGAGTGCCAGCAACTAACAATAATCGCCAAGTACCAACGGCTAATTGTTCGCTTAGCTGTGGCTTAACATGTCCCACCTAAAAACATAAAGTTACATAATAATTGAGaccaataagaaaaaaaatgtttaaagtccaactataagaataaaatgGGCCTTTAACCCCTGGAGTGACAAGTAAAAAcggtgttttttttatatatattgttaatttgtattcatatatcaataaattttcattaatacattaatgaaaatttaattatagttttatacCTTCATTAATAGATCGTTTTTATAATAGTTTCTTATACATTTAATAGCTTCATATGCTGATTTCAATATTTTCCCCAacacattacaattttttgaaggtCAAAATATGATTCAGCAgctcaaaaattacaaaaaaaaatatacgatgTTTACTTTTTACGCCaaaaacccattttactcaTCGTTGTTTAGTGCTACGTATGGCAACTACCAAGTTCATTTCTTCAAGCAGTACATGATTCACGTCGGCGAGGCGACCATACGAATCAATCCATAGGATTGATACATTCTGCGGTATCGTAACACCTGCGTCAAACTCATAAGCCAAGACCGGAGTCGAGTACGGTCCTATGCTGCCCATCAAGTTCCTAAACATCTGCTCCTTTTGATCATAGTCCGTGTTAACCGAGAGATTTCGTATCTTTCCTGACCATAACTTACTAGCGGAAAAGTTATGTCGCATGGAGATTAAAGCTTCCACGCGTCTCGCACGATTGTTAGGCAATACAGGTACGTTAGAGGATTCGTCTTTATCCTCTGTCAGAATTAGTATACCAGCGAAATGATTCTCGCGAAAATACGCGGTGTTTTCTAACAAGCGGACATTCTTGTGATCCATATTCAGTTGGCGGTAAACCAATCTTGCCAGGGAATATGAGAGCGTTAACAACGCATCATCCGGTAGCGGACTCAGATCAGCATGATGATAAAGACTTTGCCAGTACATGTCGTAGCCTCTAGCTGTTTTATTCGTTCGATCGGGATACAGCCATTCCTCCACACGGTCTATAATTCTGTGATCGACGACAGGTTCGAATTTACGggcaaaaaatatattgcggTCCACCGTGTTTCGTAACCGATTAAAATCCTCGAGCTTAAAATCGTTTGGACTGCACCCGCACCAATCCACTACGGCCTTGTATTGACACTTACAACCCAACTTTCTCTTCCAGTTAGTCATGTGCAAATTATTGTCTATATAAGTATTGCAGAATCGCGAGTTTCTCATGACCGTATGAAAAAACGACTCGGCTGGCAGCAAGGTATATTTGAACAATTTTGTCAGCTTGACTATCAATTGATCAGGATTTGGATTGGCAACAAACTCGACGAAGTCTCGGCTCAGAGCGAACCAGTCGCTGCCACCATCAATTTGAATACctgtaaaataatgaaaaataatgtattatacataataattatatatatattactatcGTTCACAATTTCGAGGCAATGCTTGCAATTTTCTtgcatttcataaaaaataaagttcttgattttaaaaaatcgagaATAAAGAAGttgcaaaaatacattttaaaaagcaaagataaaactttctttttaactttcgtttctacaatattttgttcttaaattaacaatgttaaattaaaattaaaaactatattttttaatatttttttcaatatttttgcctTACTTTGAAACATGTAATTATTTCGATGAAATATTTTCGgataaaaattaacgaaaaaatattttaaagtaagctttttaaactttaagatgtttttttttaattagtgtaAAAAGTTTTCgcaatatttcaaatttcttgtgtaaaaactcatttttacaaaatatttttaacttcgAAGTTAAGAGTTtacaaaaaagagagaaagagagagagagagagagagagagaagaaagaaaaaattttgttaattttcgataattttttgTGAGAAAATCACAAGTATTCCCAAACTTATAAATGTTAGTGTATGTATTGCAAATAGGTTCGtatcaatttatattagaaaacttttttaaatgtttaaaaaaatacgtgtatcTATATAAGAAAACTAGAAAAtcgtgtataaaataaaaatatgactttttaaCATACCATCCGGTAATTTTCGATCGCCGATTCGCCACATGCGTGCCTCACATTCAACGAAGGTCTTGTCCAAACCTTGTTTAGCTATGAAACGCTGAACCTCTCTTCCGTGCGACTTTGCGAAGTTCATGCCTTTGTTCCAACTGAGAAACTCAGTCAGCTGATTATTGCTTTTCAAAGGAAAATCGGATTCTGATAAATTTACGAGAAAATCCCAGTGTTGATGATATGCAAGCATCTGTTGCGCAGACTTCAGAAATGTCGTCAAGAGACTTGCGCCACCCCAAATACTCGCGTGTCGCAAGCCTTCTCCTCTCGCCACTttgatattgtttaatttacatgatttttCCAGCTCCAACATTTCGCGATATAAATAATCTTGTCTCTGAAAATGTATacaatttaattgaaacaataTTCCTCTATTACTTCAGCATAATAAGTATTAtcatagaaataatttaaagacCAGATTTAAAGGAagtgttttaaacaaaaatataaatagcaataaattgtaattaagaaatttatatttcattatgatATTAATCACCCAATGTTATTTAATAGTGCAAcaaattactttataattttacagtgGTTTGGCATTCCATTTGTCTCTGTTTGATTGTCAGTCTGCTTTTTCAGAaacataatttaacattatttttgctaATAAATACTCAATAACTTCCACCAAAGTAAAAtatgagttaaattaattgatcataagatcaaaatcaataaaatttttatatagtcaTAAAACAAATCAAGTAgcatttttccaaattttaaagtagaatgaaaaatgattttttgcattatattttacattatatttagttACATCCATTGCGAAGAATTTATTGCCTTatcaaaattagaattataatgTTCTTTTCCCTTTGTCATACTTACCGCGTCAACatggatataaaataaatgtgaggGATGATATAAAATACTGATAAGTCGTTTTACTTGTCGACTCGCTCTGCCATTTACCGTCAGCAGATAAGCTATTCGCACAGGTTGCTCGAGTTCATTTTTTAAACTCGAATTTCTCGCCTCTTGAGGCTTGAATTCTGTCGAGATGGAAAGAACTTTTTAATAATCTCATAGACACCTGtgtatattaatttgtattcaCGTACTTTGAATACCAGTCCAATATATGTTAATAGTTAAATAACCACCGCACGTCTGTTTTGGATTGCCAGAGCATTTCATGTTGCAACTGGAATCTGGTAACCGCTTCGTCTGCAGCGGCTCTTCCATTCCGCAAAAACATTCCACCCTAAAATCGCACGATACATTTAAAAAGAATCATacagcacattaatatttcagatCAACTGAGATACTAACGAGTATTCTGTGCCAGCGTATGGAAATCCTGATTGAAGACACATGTAAGCGCAACGCTCGGGTGTATTGTTCCCTTTGAAAACGTGATAATAACCGGAGAGCGCTCTCAGCGTCTTGTCGTCCTTGAAGCAGCCCAAGTTGATCGGCATGCCTGTAAAACCTGGAGAATGGGGACACAAAGATTGTACTCTGTCCGGGTACAACAAACCCTGCTGGCTAAGGCACGTCACATTGACAATGCGTTGCTTGCATGCTTGACTCTGAGCACGTGTTACGGCGCTCACCGCCTCCCGGGTCGTAACCTCGCATGCAGGTGTGAAATTCAATGATTTGCGATCCAGCTTGATTCTAGTGGTGCGATTCCTTGGCAGCTGTGAAAGCGGCTGAGTCTGCTTGTTCGAGTTTGCCTGCTTGTCAGGTGGAAGTTTCAGTTGACGTGATCCCTTTGGCAGGCCCTCATCCTCCTCAGGTTGAGAAGACCCACCCTATAAATTTAATGGAATGTACCAGGTAATAAATTGGCAAATGTTTCTATCTTAGTGTCGTTACTGTCGTCTTTCCAAAGAGGAGGTTAAGCGGTTTACCTCTCCGGACGACAGCCGGGTGGATTTGCCCTTGTCACCGTCTTGACCGAAAAACGTGTGCAGGTAGATCTGGACGCACAGCACGGTGATGCCAAAGGCGAAGATCAACCGATACTTGCGCAGGCAGCTCGATGATCGGCCACCCGGATGGCTCCTGGTGATCGGCATTATTCTACGAGGCTTGCCTCACAATTACCGTCGGTGCGCGATCGAGGAAGCCGGGTCCATCGAGGCTGAACTACTGTCTCTCGTCACGACGGTGGCTTCATCGGCAAGAATTTATCCACGTCACTTGCCTTCCTCAGCGGAGAGACAAACGCGCGTCTCCACTCATGCGCCCCGCGTCGCACCCCATCATACGCATCTCGCACGAATACATCGAACGCGAGCACTGCGACACGACCGCATCAGACAGCATCCTTTGAATGATTAAGCGGAGGAGGCTAGGTCGCCAgctaggttaggttaggttaggctCGTGCGTCACAGCGCGCGTGCCCTGGGGCTGCGTCGATTCGACGGCGGATCGCATAGGTTATGGTCCGCGTCTTAAATAATGCAGTAAACAACTTCAGTCACGCTTTTTATCGGTCTATGCGGTCATTCACGAGGAACGCCCATGGCAGACGAGCGCCGTGAGACAGTCGCGCATCTATCCCAAGCAGATCCGGGGAACGCTGTGACGTAGGTGTGCGCGCCTTTGGCGGGAATACGGTTCTCGGGGATTTAGAATTTAGATGCGACGCCAAAAAATGGCAAATGCGGTGTTCACGCACAAAACCAAGGAGGAGGAGGTCATCGAATGTTTCCTCTACCCCAAGTTCTGTTACGCGTCTGATCCGGACGCGGTGACGGAGGCGAGGTTAAGCGAGGAG
The window above is part of the Solenopsis invicta isolate M01_SB chromosome 8, UNIL_Sinv_3.0, whole genome shotgun sequence genome. Proteins encoded here:
- the LOC105207992 gene encoding xylosyltransferase oxt; protein product: MPITRSHPGGRSSSCLRKYRLIFAFGITVLCVQIYLHTFFGQDGDKGKSTRLSSGEGGSSQPEEDEGLPKGSRQLKLPPDKQANSNKQTQPLSQLPRNRTTRIKLDRKSLNFTPACEVTTREAVSAVTRAQSQACKQRIVNVTCLSQQGLLYPDRVQSLCPHSPGFTGMPINLGCFKDDKTLRALSGYYHVFKGNNTPERCAYMCLQSGFPYAGTEYSVECFCGMEEPLQTKRLPDSSCNMKCSGNPKQTCGGYLTINIYWTGIQKFKPQEARNSSLKNELEQPVRIAYLLTVNGRASRQVKRLISILYHPSHLFYIHVDARQDYLYREMLELEKSCKLNNIKVARGEGLRHASIWGGASLLTTFLKSAQQMLAYHQHWDFLVNLSESDFPLKSNNQLTEFLSWNKGMNFAKSHGREVQRFIAKQGLDKTFVECEARMWRIGDRKLPDGIQIDGGSDWFALSRDFVEFVANPNPDQLIVKLTKLFKYTLLPAESFFHTVMRNSRFCNTYIDNNLHMTNWKRKLGCKCQYKAVVDWCGCSPNDFKLEDFNRLRNTVDRNIFFARKFEPVVDHRIIDRVEEWLYPDRTNKTARGYDMYWQSLYHHADLSPLPDDALLTLSYSLARLVYRQLNMDHKNVRLLENTAYFRENHFAGILILTEDKDESSNVPVLPNNRARRVEALISMRHNFSASKLWSGKIRNLSVNTDYDQKEQMFRNLMGSIGPYSTPVLAYEFDAGVTIPQNVSILWIDSYGRLADVNHVLLEEMNLVGHVKPQLSEQLAVGTWRLLLVAGTQLIAKLKFLVIPLSYWKTKRIDLDKAKEIIDSQSTVYHITEEMNKNWSKLVKSVIVNEQITQSQNRIGEDLDDWLDRLVYEHYKIDEICYADDEIRFESKLQKCHDTPWSSLSPDSKADTRNLCQNY